The Neobacillus sp. OS1-2 genome includes a window with the following:
- the lepB gene encoding signal peptidase I, whose product MKIEWKKEGLEWVKAFAIGIIIFAFIRTFFFSNYIVEGESMMPTLQDGNKLVVNKLGYQVGELNRFDVIVFHANSKEDFVKRIVGLPGDKIEYRNDTLFINGHKYEEPFLKVYKQKAPGMKLTGDFSLKEITGENTVPEGKLFVLGDNRLGSWDSRQFGFISSSQVVGKVDLRYWPLNEMDVHF is encoded by the coding sequence ATGAAAATTGAATGGAAAAAGGAAGGATTGGAATGGGTGAAGGCATTTGCCATCGGAATCATTATCTTTGCTTTTATTCGAACATTTTTCTTTTCCAATTATATTGTAGAAGGCGAATCAATGATGCCGACCCTTCAGGATGGAAACAAACTTGTTGTCAATAAGCTTGGCTATCAGGTGGGGGAATTAAACCGGTTTGATGTCATCGTCTTTCATGCCAATTCCAAAGAGGATTTTGTCAAACGCATTGTCGGGCTGCCGGGTGATAAAATCGAATACCGTAATGATACACTGTTTATTAACGGTCATAAATACGAAGAACCGTTTTTAAAGGTTTATAAGCAGAAAGCACCTGGTATGAAGCTGACAGGTGATTTTAGTTTAAAGGAGATTACGGGGGAAAATACAGTTCCGGAGGGAAAATTATTTGTCCTTGGTGATAATCGATTAGGAAGCTGGGACAGCCGCCAATTCGGGTTCATCTCTTCCAGTCAAGTTGTCGGTAAAGTCGATTTGCGCTATTGGCCATTAAATGAAATGGACGTGCACTTTTAA